From Streptomyces sp. GSL17-111, one genomic window encodes:
- the purH gene encoding bifunctional phosphoribosylaminoimidazolecarboxamide formyltransferase/IMP cyclohydrolase, giving the protein MTAEGTKRPIRRALVSVYDKTGLEELAQGLHAAGVELVSTGSTAARIAASGVPVTKVEELTGFPECLDGRVKTLHPRVHAGILADQRLADHRNQLAELGVEPFELVVVNLYPFRETVASGASDDACVEQIDIGGPSMVRAAAKNHPSVAVVVNPGRYADVLRAVVEGGFELAARKRLAAEAFAHTAAYDVAVAGWFAGDYTARDADGQEDAGAGEFPAFLGTAYERAHVLRYGENPHQGAALYTDGSGGLAAAEQLHGKEMSYNNYVDTEAARRAAHDHDEPCVAIIKHANPCGIAVGADVAEAHRKAHACDPLSAFGGVIAVNRPVSVAMAEQVAEIFTEVVVAPDYEAGAVEVLTRKKNIRVLRCPDAPAARTELRPVEGGALLQVKDRLQAEGDDPAHWTLATGEALGAAELAELAFAWRACRAVKSNAILLAKDRATVGVGMGQVNRVDSAKLAVQRAGEERAAGSYAASDAFFPFPDGLEVLTAAGVKAVVQPGGSVRDEAVVEAAKAAGVTMYLTGTRHFFH; this is encoded by the coding sequence ATGACCGCCGAAGGTACGAAGCGGCCGATCCGCCGCGCGCTGGTCAGCGTCTACGACAAGACGGGTCTGGAGGAGCTGGCGCAGGGACTCCACGCGGCCGGTGTGGAGCTGGTGTCCACCGGCTCCACGGCCGCGCGGATCGCCGCGTCCGGTGTCCCGGTCACGAAGGTCGAGGAGCTGACCGGCTTCCCCGAGTGCCTCGACGGCCGGGTCAAGACCCTCCACCCGCGCGTGCACGCCGGCATCCTCGCCGACCAGCGACTCGCGGACCACCGCAACCAGCTCGCCGAGCTGGGCGTGGAGCCGTTCGAGCTGGTCGTGGTGAACCTGTACCCGTTCCGGGAGACGGTCGCCTCGGGCGCCTCGGACGACGCCTGCGTGGAGCAGATCGACATCGGCGGCCCGTCCATGGTGCGCGCCGCCGCGAAGAACCACCCGTCCGTGGCCGTGGTGGTGAACCCCGGCCGGTACGCGGACGTCCTGCGGGCCGTCGTCGAGGGCGGCTTCGAGCTGGCCGCCCGCAAGCGGCTGGCCGCCGAGGCGTTCGCCCACACCGCCGCCTACGACGTCGCCGTGGCGGGCTGGTTCGCCGGTGACTACACGGCTCGGGACGCCGACGGGCAGGAGGACGCGGGCGCCGGGGAGTTCCCGGCCTTCCTCGGCACGGCCTACGAGCGGGCGCACGTCCTGCGTTACGGCGAGAACCCGCACCAGGGCGCGGCCCTCTACACCGACGGCTCCGGTGGGCTGGCCGCCGCCGAGCAGCTGCACGGCAAGGAGATGTCGTACAACAACTACGTCGACACCGAGGCCGCCCGCCGTGCCGCGCACGACCACGACGAGCCGTGCGTCGCGATCATCAAGCACGCCAACCCGTGCGGCATCGCGGTGGGTGCCGATGTCGCCGAGGCACACCGCAAGGCGCACGCCTGCGACCCGCTCTCGGCCTTCGGCGGCGTCATCGCCGTCAACCGACCGGTCTCGGTGGCGATGGCCGAGCAGGTCGCGGAGATCTTCACCGAGGTCGTCGTCGCCCCCGACTACGAGGCGGGCGCGGTGGAGGTGCTGACCCGGAAGAAGAACATCCGCGTCCTGCGCTGCCCCGACGCCCCGGCGGCCCGGACGGAGCTGCGTCCCGTCGAGGGCGGCGCCCTGCTCCAGGTCAAGGACCGGCTCCAGGCCGAGGGCGACGACCCGGCGCACTGGACGCTCGCCACCGGCGAGGCCCTGGGCGCGGCGGAGCTGGCGGAGCTGGCCTTCGCCTGGCGCGCCTGCCGGGCGGTGAAGTCGAACGCCATCCTGCTGGCCAAGGACCGGGCGACCGTCGGCGTCGGCATGGGCCAGGTCAACCGGGTGGACTCCGCCAAGCTCGCCGTCCAGCGGGCGGGGGAGGAGCGGGCGGCCGGCTCCTACGCGGCGTCCGACGCGTTCTTCCCGTTCCCCGACGGGCTCGAGGTGCTGACGGCGGCGGGCGTGAAGGCCGTGGTCCAGCCGGGCGGATCGGTGCGGGACGAGGCCGTCGTCGAGGCCGCGAAGGCGGCCGGGGTGACGATGTACCTCACCGGCACGCGGCACTTCTTCCACTGA
- the purN gene encoding phosphoribosylglycinamide formyltransferase has product MATPVSPARLVVLVSGSGTNLQALIDEVERLGPEAYGARIVAVGADREGIAGLERAERAGLPTFVCRVRDHGTRAEWDAALAEATAAHAPDLVVSAGFMRIVGKEFLARFGGRFVNTHPALLPSFPGAHGVRDALAYGVKVTGCTVHFVDDGVDTGPIIAQGVVEVRDEDHADDGAALHERIKEIERRLLVDVVGRLARDGYSIEGRKVRIPA; this is encoded by the coding sequence GTGGCCACTCCTGTGTCCCCTGCCCGGCTTGTCGTGCTCGTATCCGGCTCGGGTACGAACCTGCAGGCGCTCATCGACGAGGTCGAGCGCCTCGGCCCGGAGGCGTACGGGGCACGGATCGTCGCCGTCGGCGCCGACCGGGAGGGCATCGCGGGGCTGGAGCGCGCCGAGCGGGCGGGGCTGCCCACGTTCGTGTGCCGGGTGCGGGACCACGGGACGCGGGCGGAGTGGGACGCGGCGCTCGCCGAGGCCACCGCCGCCCACGCGCCCGACCTCGTCGTCTCGGCGGGGTTCATGCGCATCGTCGGCAAGGAGTTCCTGGCCCGCTTCGGCGGCCGGTTCGTCAACACCCACCCGGCGCTGCTCCCCAGCTTTCCCGGGGCGCACGGCGTGCGCGACGCGCTCGCGTACGGCGTGAAGGTCACCGGGTGCACGGTCCACTTCGTCGACGACGGCGTCGACACCGGCCCGATCATCGCGCAGGGCGTGGTGGAGGTCCGGGACGAGGACCACGCGGACGACGGTGCCGCTCTGCACGAGCGGATCAAGGAAATCGAGCGACGCCTGCTCGTTGACGTCGTGGGACGCCTCGCCCGCGACGGCTACAGCATTGAGGGACGAAAGGTACGGATTCCGGCATGA
- a CDS encoding cell division protein PerM, translating to MSRETQHDVRRPVSGPSVGRLVEGAFAACLGLALLAMPALLLWILSPYPDSGAQGALRVAAALWLLAHGADLVRPDTLGGGAAPLGVTPMLLTALPVFLLYRVVRLTGATDRRSVALVAAGYLTVGTAAAWFTLDGPLPVEPLSAALYVPGLTLATLTFAGWAVRGRPAPRLPSRLGGERPNGPRAGAAVRTAAVGTVVLCGGGAVLAAAALLARGGAAQDAFPRLASSWSGEIAVLLLCVALAPNVAVWAAAYGLGPGFSLGAGSVVGPLLTTPHPVLPSLPLLAAVPGEGPGGPLAWTAAGAVPLAAGWAAGWCTGRAGVPVPGTRHGAATGPATVATAALGALGCGLAVAALAAFSGGPLGTGALAAVGPVWWWTGGAALGWTALASVPTALLVRWWRLRDPHPLLAAVLVWRRFTAWCATLRPAPEEPAGAWHETGSRHSRWAALKEVSGGLMPDFDPVWRSGPPAGPPAEPPVPDPPRAKVSLRPAPGPGRHRRP from the coding sequence GTGAGCCGAGAGACACAGCACGACGTCCGCCGACCGGTGTCCGGGCCGAGCGTGGGCCGACTCGTGGAGGGCGCGTTCGCCGCCTGCCTGGGGCTGGCGCTGCTCGCCATGCCCGCCCTCCTCCTGTGGATCCTCTCCCCGTACCCCGACAGCGGCGCCCAGGGCGCGCTGCGGGTGGCGGCGGCGCTGTGGCTGCTGGCCCACGGGGCCGACCTCGTACGCCCCGACACCCTGGGCGGCGGCGCCGCGCCGCTCGGCGTCACCCCGATGCTGCTGACCGCGCTGCCGGTGTTCCTGCTGTACCGGGTCGTGCGGCTCACGGGGGCCACGGACCGGCGGTCCGTGGCGCTGGTGGCCGCCGGGTACCTGACGGTCGGCACGGCGGCGGCGTGGTTCACGCTGGACGGGCCGCTGCCCGTCGAGCCGCTCAGCGCGGCGCTGTACGTGCCGGGGCTGACGCTCGCCACCCTGACGTTCGCCGGCTGGGCGGTTCGGGGACGACCGGCGCCGCGGCTGCCGTCCCGCCTCGGGGGCGAGCGTCCGAACGGCCCGCGCGCCGGGGCGGCCGTGCGAACGGCGGCGGTGGGGACGGTCGTGCTGTGCGGCGGCGGTGCCGTGCTCGCCGCCGCGGCGCTGCTGGCCCGGGGCGGAGCGGCGCAGGACGCCTTCCCCCGCCTGGCGTCGAGCTGGTCGGGGGAGATCGCCGTGCTGCTGCTCTGCGTCGCCCTGGCCCCGAACGTGGCGGTGTGGGCCGCCGCCTACGGCCTGGGCCCCGGCTTCTCGCTCGGGGCGGGCAGCGTCGTCGGACCGCTGCTGACGACGCCGCACCCCGTCCTGCCGTCGCTGCCGCTGCTCGCCGCCGTGCCGGGGGAGGGGCCGGGCGGGCCGCTGGCCTGGACGGCCGCCGGTGCCGTGCCGCTCGCGGCGGGCTGGGCGGCGGGCTGGTGCACGGGACGGGCGGGCGTGCCCGTGCCGGGCACCCGGCACGGTGCGGCGACGGGGCCAGCGACGGTGGCCACGGCGGCCCTCGGCGCGCTTGGCTGCGGTCTCGCGGTGGCGGCCCTCGCCGCGTTCTCCGGCGGTCCGCTCGGCACCGGCGCCCTCGCCGCCGTCGGCCCGGTGTGGTGGTGGACGGGGGGCGCCGCGCTGGGCTGGACGGCGCTGGCCTCCGTCCCGACGGCCCTGCTGGTGCGCTGGTGGCGCCTGCGCGACCCGCACCCCCTGCTGGCGGCCGTGCTGGTGTGGCGCCGGTTCACCGCCTGGTGTGCGACGCTGCGCCCGGCGCCCGAGGAGCCGGCGGGCGCCTGGCACGAGACCGGTTCCCGGCACAGCCGGTGGGCCGCGTTGAAGGAGGTCTCCGGCGGGCTGATGCCGGACTTCGACCCGGTGTGGCGCTCGGGTCCTCCGGCCGGACCGCCCGCCGAGCCGCCGGTGCCGGATCCGCCGCGCGCCAAGGTGTCGCTGCGCCCGGCCCCGGGGCCGGGCCGGCACCGCCGTCCCTGA
- the sucD gene encoding succinate--CoA ligase subunit alpha, whose amino-acid sequence MAIFLTKESKVIVQGMTGSEGQKHTRRMLASGTNIVGGVNPRKAGTTVDFDGTEIPVFGGVKEAIEATGADVTVIFVPEKFTKSAVVEAIDAEIPLAVVITEGIAVHDTAAFWAYAGKKGNKTRIVGPNCPGLITPGQSNAGIIPADITKPGRIGLVSKSGTLTYQMMYELRDIGFSTCVGIGGDPVIGTTHIDALKAFEADPDTDLIVMIGEIGGDAEERAADFVKANVSKPVVGYVAGFTAPEGKTMGHAGAIVSGSSGTAQAKKEALEAAGVKVGKTPSETARLARELLGG is encoded by the coding sequence ATGGCTATCTTCCTCACCAAGGAAAGCAAGGTCATCGTCCAGGGGATGACCGGCTCCGAGGGCCAGAAGCACACCAGGCGCATGCTGGCCTCGGGCACGAACATCGTCGGTGGCGTCAACCCGCGCAAGGCGGGCACCACCGTCGACTTCGACGGCACCGAGATCCCGGTCTTCGGCGGCGTGAAGGAGGCCATCGAGGCCACCGGCGCCGACGTGACCGTCATCTTCGTCCCGGAGAAGTTCACCAAGAGCGCCGTCGTCGAGGCGATCGACGCCGAGATCCCGCTCGCCGTGGTGATCACCGAGGGCATCGCGGTGCACGACACCGCCGCCTTCTGGGCCTACGCGGGCAAGAAGGGCAACAAGACCCGCATCGTCGGCCCGAACTGCCCCGGTCTGATCACGCCGGGCCAGTCCAACGCGGGCATCATCCCGGCCGACATCACCAAGCCGGGCCGCATCGGCCTGGTGTCGAAGTCCGGCACGCTGACGTACCAGATGATGTACGAGCTGCGGGACATCGGCTTCTCCACCTGCGTCGGCATCGGCGGTGACCCGGTCATCGGCACCACCCACATCGACGCCCTCAAGGCGTTCGAGGCCGACCCGGACACCGACCTGATCGTCATGATCGGCGAGATCGGCGGCGACGCCGAGGAGCGTGCGGCCGACTTCGTCAAGGCCAACGTCTCCAAGCCGGTCGTGGGCTACGTCGCGGGCTTCACCGCCCCCGAGGGCAAGACCATGGGCCACGCCGGCGCCATCGTCTCCGGCTCGTCCGGCACCGCCCAGGCGAAGAAGGAGGCCCTGGAGGCCGCCGGCGTCAAGGTCGGCAAGACCCCGTCGGAGACCGCGCGGCTGGCCCGCGAGCTCCTCGGCGGCTGA
- the sucC gene encoding ADP-forming succinate--CoA ligase subunit beta — protein sequence MDLFEYQARDLFAKHDVPVLAGEVIDTPEAAREVTERLGGRAVVKAQVKTGGRGKAGGVKLAADPADAVEKAGQILGMDIKGHTVHKVMLAQTADIAEEYYVSFLLDRTNRTFLAMASVEGGVDIEEVAATKPEALAKIPVDAIDGVTEEKAREIVEAARFPAELADQIVVVLQRLWDVFIKEDALLVEVNPLVKTAEGRVIALDGKVSLDANAEFRQPDHAALEDKAAADPLEAAAKAKGLNYVKLDGQVGIIGNGAGLVMSTLDVVAYAGEKHSGVKPANFLDIGGGASAEVMANGLEIILGDPDVRSVFVNVFGGITACDAVANGIVQALELLKSRGEDVSKPLVVRLDGNNAEVGRKILTDANHPLVEQVDTMDGAADRAAELAAK from the coding sequence GTGGACCTGTTCGAGTACCAGGCGAGGGACCTCTTCGCCAAGCATGACGTACCGGTGCTGGCCGGTGAAGTCATCGACACGCCTGAGGCGGCGCGCGAGGTGACCGAGCGCCTCGGCGGTCGCGCGGTCGTGAAGGCGCAGGTGAAGACCGGTGGCCGTGGCAAGGCGGGCGGTGTGAAGCTCGCCGCCGACCCGGCCGACGCCGTCGAGAAGGCCGGCCAGATCCTGGGCATGGACATCAAGGGCCACACGGTCCACAAGGTGATGCTGGCCCAGACCGCGGACATCGCGGAGGAGTACTACGTCTCCTTCCTCCTGGACCGCACCAACCGCACCTTCCTGGCCATGGCCTCCGTCGAGGGTGGTGTGGACATCGAGGAGGTCGCCGCCACCAAGCCGGAGGCGCTGGCCAAGATCCCCGTGGACGCCATCGACGGCGTCACCGAGGAGAAGGCCCGGGAGATCGTCGAGGCCGCCAGGTTCCCGGCCGAGCTGGCCGACCAGATCGTGGTCGTGCTCCAGCGCCTGTGGGACGTCTTCATCAAGGAGGACGCCCTCCTCGTCGAGGTCAACCCGCTGGTGAAGACGGCCGAAGGCCGCGTCATCGCGCTGGACGGCAAGGTGTCGCTGGACGCGAACGCCGAGTTCCGCCAGCCGGACCACGCGGCCCTGGAGGACAAGGCCGCGGCTGACCCGCTCGAAGCCGCCGCCAAGGCCAAGGGCCTCAACTACGTGAAGCTGGACGGCCAGGTCGGCATCATCGGCAACGGCGCCGGGCTCGTCATGAGCACCCTCGACGTCGTCGCCTACGCCGGCGAGAAGCACTCCGGCGTCAAGCCCGCCAACTTCCTCGACATCGGTGGCGGCGCCTCCGCCGAGGTCATGGCGAACGGCCTGGAGATCATCCTCGGCGACCCGGACGTCAGGTCCGTGTTCGTCAACGTCTTCGGCGGCATCACCGCCTGCGACGCCGTCGCCAACGGCATCGTGCAGGCCCTGGAGCTGCTCAAGTCCAGGGGCGAGGACGTCAGCAAGCCGCTGGTCGTGCGTCTGGACGGCAACAACGCCGAGGTCGGCCGCAAGATCCTGACCGACGCCAACCACCCCCTGGTGGAGCAGGTCGACACCATGGACGGTGCCGCCGACCGCGCCGCCGAGCTGGCCGCGAAGTAA
- a CDS encoding VWA domain-containing protein, whose amino-acid sequence MNAAQAGERGPEPQGGMDDERLRRWRLVLGPSGDDGAGGPLTGRDAAVDEALAAVYGPGGEGGGRGAGLGGSAPRVARWLGDIRGYFPGPVVQVVQRDAIERLGLATMLAEPEMLAAVEPDVHLVGTLLSLRHALPETSRETARAVVRKVVAELERRLATRTRATVTGALDRSARTARPRHRDIDWDRTVRANLGTYLPEYRTVVPERLVGYGRAARAVRKDVILALDQSGSMASSVVYASVFGAVLASMRALHTRLVVFDTSVVDLTDQLDDPVDVLFGTQLGGGTDINRALAYCQTRITRPGETVLVLVSDLFEGGIRREMVRRVAALRAAGVQCVVLLALSDEGAPAYDREHAAALAELGVPAFACTPDHFPEVMAAALRKAPLPVPGAKES is encoded by the coding sequence ATGAACGCCGCGCAGGCCGGGGAACGCGGACCGGAGCCGCAGGGGGGCATGGACGACGAGCGGCTGCGGCGGTGGCGGCTCGTCCTGGGCCCGTCCGGGGACGACGGCGCGGGCGGGCCCCTCACCGGGCGGGACGCCGCCGTGGACGAGGCGCTCGCCGCCGTCTACGGGCCCGGTGGCGAGGGCGGCGGGCGGGGCGCGGGGCTCGGGGGCTCCGCCCCGCGCGTCGCCCGCTGGCTGGGGGACATCCGCGGCTACTTCCCCGGGCCCGTCGTGCAGGTGGTGCAGCGTGACGCGATCGAGCGGCTCGGTCTGGCGACGATGCTCGCGGAGCCGGAGATGCTGGCGGCGGTGGAGCCCGACGTCCACCTGGTCGGCACGCTGCTCTCGCTGCGGCACGCCCTGCCGGAGACGAGCCGGGAGACCGCGCGGGCCGTCGTACGGAAGGTCGTCGCCGAGCTGGAACGACGGCTGGCCACCCGCACCCGCGCCACCGTCACCGGCGCGCTGGACCGCTCGGCCCGCACCGCGCGCCCGCGCCACCGGGACATCGACTGGGACCGCACCGTGCGGGCCAACCTCGGGACCTACCTGCCGGAGTACCGCACGGTCGTGCCCGAGCGGCTCGTCGGGTACGGGCGTGCGGCGCGCGCCGTGCGGAAGGACGTCATCCTCGCCCTCGACCAGTCCGGTTCCATGGCCTCCTCGGTCGTGTACGCGTCCGTCTTCGGCGCGGTGCTGGCGTCGATGCGCGCGCTGCACACCCGGCTCGTCGTCTTCGACACCTCCGTCGTGGACCTGACGGACCAGCTCGACGACCCGGTCGACGTCCTGTTCGGTACGCAGCTCGGCGGCGGTACCGACATCAACCGGGCGCTGGCGTACTGCCAGACGCGGATCACGCGCCCGGGCGAGACCGTGCTCGTCCTGGTCAGCGACCTGTTCGAGGGCGGCATACGCCGGGAGATGGTGCGCCGGGTGGCGGCGCTGCGGGCCGCCGGGGTGCAGTGCGTGGTCCTCCTCGCACTGTCCGACGAGGGCGCCCCCGCCTACGACCGGGAGCACGCCGCCGCCCTCGCGGAGCTGGGGGTCCCGGCGTTCGCCTGCACGCCGGACCACTTCCCGGAGGTGATGGCCGCCGCCCTGCGGAAGGCGCCGCTCCCCGTTCCCGGTGCAAAGGAGTCCTGA
- a CDS encoding DUF5682 family protein, producing MTATPSGSGAAPLLLGVRHHGPGSARAVRAALDAHRPRAVLIEGPPEADAVAGLAADPALHPPVALLAHALDDPGRSAFWPLAAFSPEWVALRWALEHDAVVRLIDLPAAHTLAWAEPDAERPSGGDAPPPGAGPPPLRLDPLAALAEAAGHDDPERWWEDVVEHRGVGPTGSGADPYAPFTAVAEAMTALREAAPASGGEAPERDALREAHMRLRLREARRTYGDGAVAVVCGAWHVPALAEPHPVTADRSLLRGLPRVRTEVTWVPWTNRRLSRASGYGAGVTSPGWYGHLFTVPDRPVERWLTKVAGMLREEDVAVSPAHVIEAVRLAETLATVRGRPLAGLTETVDAVRAVLCEGSEVPLALVRDRLIVGDDLGEVPSTAPAVPLQRDLTRLQRTLRLRPEARERAVELDLREPGGAARSRLLHRLRLLGVGWGEPVTAGAGGTGTFKERWRLCWEPELSVRVAEAGVWGTTVESAATALVASRAAEARGLPEVSALAEQCLLAGLDAALPTVMRALADRAALDTDVARLASALPALVRAARYGDVRGTDTRALAEVAEGLAERVHVGLPPACAGLDADGAAALRTHLDAAHRAVALLGVPGLRERWRAMLRNVTAREGAAALLRGRCARLLLDEGGLAPKEAERLVARALSPGTAPPEAAGWLEGFLSGGGMLLAHDERLLSLVDGWLTGVSAQGFTDVLPLLRRTFAAYESGVRRTLGELVRRGARAGGARGPGGPHARRPGFGPGLDARRADAVRPTLELLLRGGPAPSRRREPAQHEHEHDDHDDHDARGEVAR from the coding sequence ATGACCGCGACCCCGAGCGGGTCCGGCGCGGCGCCGCTGCTGCTCGGGGTGCGGCACCACGGACCGGGCTCCGCCCGTGCCGTGCGGGCCGCGCTCGACGCGCACCGGCCGCGGGCGGTCCTCATCGAGGGCCCGCCCGAGGCCGACGCCGTCGCGGGGCTCGCCGCCGACCCGGCCCTGCACCCACCCGTCGCGCTGCTGGCCCACGCCCTGGACGACCCGGGCCGCTCCGCGTTCTGGCCCCTGGCCGCCTTCTCGCCGGAGTGGGTGGCCCTGCGCTGGGCGCTGGAGCACGACGCCGTCGTGCGCCTCATCGACCTGCCCGCCGCCCACACCCTGGCCTGGGCGGAGCCGGACGCCGAGCGCCCTTCCGGGGGCGACGCGCCGCCACCCGGGGCGGGCCCGCCGCCGCTGCGCCTCGACCCGCTGGCCGCGCTCGCCGAGGCCGCCGGGCACGACGATCCGGAGCGCTGGTGGGAGGACGTCGTCGAGCACCGGGGCGTCGGCCCCACCGGATCGGGGGCGGACCCGTACGCCCCGTTCACCGCCGTCGCCGAGGCCATGACGGCGCTGCGGGAGGCGGCGCCCGCGTCCGGCGGCGAGGCGCCCGAGCGGGACGCCCTCCGCGAGGCGCACATGCGGCTGCGCCTGCGGGAGGCGCGCCGCACGTACGGGGACGGCGCGGTGGCCGTCGTGTGCGGTGCCTGGCACGTGCCCGCGCTCGCCGAGCCCCACCCCGTCACCGCGGACCGGAGCCTCCTGCGCGGCCTGCCCCGGGTGCGGACGGAGGTCACCTGGGTGCCCTGGACGAACCGGCGGCTGTCCCGGGCCAGCGGGTACGGCGCCGGGGTCACCTCGCCCGGCTGGTACGGCCACCTCTTCACCGTCCCCGACCGGCCCGTCGAGCGCTGGCTGACGAAGGTGGCCGGGATGCTGCGCGAGGAGGACGTCGCCGTCTCCCCCGCCCACGTCATCGAGGCGGTGCGGCTCGCGGAGACGCTGGCCACCGTGCGGGGCCGTCCGCTCGCCGGGCTGACGGAGACGGTCGACGCCGTGCGCGCCGTGCTCTGCGAGGGCTCGGAGGTGCCGCTCGCGCTCGTCCGGGACCGGCTGATCGTCGGCGACGACCTGGGTGAGGTGCCGTCGACCGCCCCGGCCGTGCCGCTCCAGCGCGACCTGACCCGCCTCCAGCGAACCCTGCGGCTGCGCCCCGAGGCCCGTGAGCGTGCCGTCGAGCTCGACCTGCGGGAGCCGGGCGGCGCCGCCCGCAGCCGGCTGCTGCACCGGCTGCGACTGCTGGGTGTGGGGTGGGGGGAACCGGTCACCGCCGGTGCGGGCGGCACCGGCACCTTCAAGGAGCGGTGGCGGCTGTGCTGGGAGCCCGAGCTGTCGGTGCGGGTCGCCGAGGCGGGCGTCTGGGGCACCACCGTGGAGTCGGCCGCCACGGCCCTCGTGGCGAGCCGGGCCGCCGAGGCACGGGGGCTCCCCGAGGTCTCGGCCCTCGCCGAGCAGTGCCTGCTGGCCGGGCTCGACGCCGCACTGCCCACGGTGATGCGGGCCCTGGCCGACCGGGCGGCGCTCGACACGGACGTCGCCCGGCTGGCATCGGCCCTGCCCGCCCTCGTGCGCGCCGCCCGGTACGGGGACGTGCGCGGGACCGACACGCGGGCCCTCGCGGAGGTCGCCGAAGGGCTCGCCGAGCGCGTCCACGTCGGGCTGCCCCCGGCCTGCGCCGGGCTGGACGCCGACGGCGCGGCCGCGCTGCGCACCCACCTCGACGCCGCACACCGCGCCGTGGCCCTGCTCGGCGTGCCCGGCCTGCGGGAGCGGTGGCGGGCCATGCTCCGCAACGTGACCGCGCGGGAGGGGGCCGCCGCGCTGCTGCGCGGCCGGTGCGCCCGGCTCCTGCTCGACGAGGGCGGGCTCGCGCCCAAGGAGGCGGAGCGGCTCGTGGCGCGGGCCCTGTCGCCCGGCACGGCGCCGCCCGAGGCGGCGGGGTGGCTGGAGGGCTTCCTCTCCGGCGGCGGCATGCTCCTGGCCCACGACGAACGGCTGCTCTCCCTGGTCGACGGCTGGCTCACCGGTGTCTCCGCCCAGGGCTTCACGGACGTGCTGCCGCTGCTGCGCCGTACGTTCGCCGCCTACGAGTCCGGGGTGCGCCGCACGCTGGGCGAGCTGGTCCGCCGTGGTGCGCGGGCGGGCGGGGCGCGGGGCCCGGGGGGTCCGCACGCGCGCCGCCCCGGCTTCGGTCCCGGCCTCGACGCCCGTCGGGCCGACGCCGTGCGGCCCACGCTGGAGCTGCTGCTGCGCGGTGGGCCCGCGCCCAGCCGTCGGCGGGAACCCGCACAGCACGAGCACGAGCACGACGACCACGACGACCACGACGCGAGGGGGGAGGTGGCCCGATGA
- a CDS encoding ATP-binding protein, with translation MTATDTTSAETAATAEPAGSVLRPHAEHAFAHELAALAAADDRPRPERWRLSPWAVATYLLGGTLPDGTVVSPKYVGPRRIVEVAVATLATDRALLLLGVPGTAKTWLSEHLAAAVSGDSTLLVQGTAGTPEEAIRYGWNYAQLLAHGPSRAALVPGPVMRAMAEGMTARVEELTRIPADVQDTLITVLSEKTLPVPELGEEVQAVHGFNLIATANDRDRGVNELSSALRRRFNTVVLPLPADADAEVDIVARRVDQLGRSLRLPAAPEGYEEIRRVVTVFRELREGVTADGRTKLKSPSGTLSTAEAISVVTGGLALAAHFGDGVLRPGDVAAGILGAVVRDPASDRVVWQEYLETVVRERAGWKDFYRACREVSA, from the coding sequence GTGACCGCCACCGACACCACCAGCGCAGAGACCGCCGCCACCGCAGAGCCGGCGGGGTCCGTCCTCCGGCCGCACGCCGAGCACGCGTTCGCGCACGAGCTGGCCGCACTCGCCGCCGCCGACGACCGGCCGCGTCCCGAGCGCTGGCGGCTCTCCCCCTGGGCCGTCGCCACCTACCTGCTCGGCGGCACGCTGCCCGACGGGACGGTCGTCTCGCCGAAGTACGTGGGGCCCCGGCGGATCGTCGAGGTGGCCGTCGCGACGCTGGCCACGGACCGGGCGTTGCTGCTCCTCGGTGTTCCCGGCACCGCCAAGACCTGGCTGTCCGAGCACCTCGCGGCAGCCGTCAGCGGGGACTCGACGCTGCTCGTCCAGGGCACGGCGGGCACCCCCGAGGAGGCGATCCGCTACGGGTGGAACTACGCGCAGCTCCTCGCGCACGGGCCGAGCCGGGCCGCCCTCGTCCCCGGCCCGGTGATGCGCGCGATGGCCGAGGGCATGACCGCGCGGGTGGAGGAGCTGACCCGCATCCCGGCCGACGTCCAGGACACGCTGATCACCGTCCTCTCCGAGAAGACGCTGCCGGTCCCCGAGCTGGGCGAGGAGGTGCAGGCCGTGCACGGGTTCAACCTCATCGCCACCGCCAACGACCGCGACCGCGGCGTCAACGAGCTCTCCAGCGCCCTGCGTCGCCGCTTCAACACCGTCGTCCTGCCGCTGCCCGCCGACGCGGACGCCGAGGTGGACATCGTGGCCCGCCGGGTGGACCAGCTCGGCCGCTCGCTGCGGCTGCCCGCGGCACCCGAGGGGTACGAGGAGATCCGCCGGGTCGTGACGGTCTTCCGGGAGCTGCGCGAGGGCGTGACCGCCGACGGCCGCACGAAGCTCAAGTCCCCTTCGGGGACCCTCTCGACGGCCGAGGCCATCTCGGTCGTCACCGGCGGGCTCGCCCTGGCGGCGCACTTCGGGGACGGTGTGCTGCGCCCGGGCGACGTGGCGGCCGGGATACTCGGCGCGGTCGTCCGCGATCCGGCGTCCGACCGCGTGGTGTGGCAGGAGTACCTGGAGACCGTCGTCCGCGAGCGTGCGGGGTGGAAGGACTTCTACCGGGCCTGCCGTGAGGTGAGCGCATGA